The genomic window GAGCAGCAATGGACCGTTCGCCCGGAACGGATGACTGTCCTGACGCCGCACACGGACAGTCAGGCGTGGAGAGCGAATCGGCAGAACCCCAGGACGCCCTGGTCGCGCGGGACGTGCACGTGCACGCCGGGTCGTTCCCGGCAGTGCGGGGCGTGAGCGCCACCTTCCGGCCCGGCGTGTTCAGCGCCGTGATCGGCCCGAACGGCGCCGGCAAGAGCACGCTGCTGCGCGCGCTGCTCGGCCTGAACCCGGTCACGGGGGGCGAGGTGACCCTGGCCGGGCGGCCGCTGGGCGAGTGGAGCCGCGCGCAGCGGTCGCGGCAGCTGGCGTACCTCGCGCAGAGCGAGGGCCTGCCGGACGCGGCGCGCGTGCGGGACGTGGTGGCGCTGGGGCGTGGCGCGGGTGACTGGCGGTTCGGGCTGCTGCCCCGCACGCCCTGGACCCCGGCGGACGAGGCGGCCGTGAACGCCGCGCTGGACCGCACCGACACCCGCCGCTTCGAGGAGCGGCGCGTCTCCGAACTCAGCGGCGGGGAGCGGCAGCGGGCGGCGCTGGCCCGCGCGCTGGCGGCCGAACCGCGCTTCCTGCTGCTGGACGAACCCACCAACCACCTCGACCTCGCGTACGCGCTGGACGTCGTGCGCTACCTGCGCTGCGAGGTCGCGGGCGGCCTGGGCGTCGTGGCGGTGCTGCACGACCTGAACCTCGCGGCGCGCGCCGATCACCTTGTGCTGCTCTGCGGGGGGCGGGTGCAGGCCAGCGGCACCCCGCACGAGGTCCTGACGCCCGCGCACCTGCACGCCGCGTACGGCCTGCACGTCAACGTGGTGCAGCACGCAGACCGCCTGCTGGTCATCCCGCAGGATTGACAGGCGCCCGCAGCCAGCCAAGGCGCGCGCGGTACCGCCCAAAGGAGCCCTGAGTCATGCCACCGAAGTTCTTCCCCACCCACGGTCACCTGCTCGTCTGCCAGGGCCCGAACTGTCAGGCGCGCGGCTCCGGCCTGCTGCACAAGGCGCTGTGGAATCACCTGGAACGGCAGTCCCTGGCGTACTACAAGCGGGGCGGGACGCTGCGCCTGACCGAGAGCGGTTGCCTGGGCGCGTGCAGTTACGGCCCGGCGCTGTGCGTGTACCGACCGAGCCCGGACGGCGCGGGCCTGGAGGAAGCGTGGTACGCCGCCGTGGACTTCCCGCTGGCGGCGCGGGTGGCGCAGGCCACGCACGAGCGGGCCGCACTGCCCGCCGAGCACCGCTACGGCCCGGACGCGGACGCCTGAACGGACAGGGGCAGGGGGCGGGCCATTCGTGGCGCCGCCCCCTGCCCTTTCGGCTGGCCGTTCAGCCGCGCACGACGTCCAGGATCTTGTCGCCGTACTTGCCCAGGCGCGCCTGCCCCATGCCCTTGACCTCGCGCAGGTCATCCAGGGTGTACGGCACGCGCCGGGCGATCTCCGCGAGGGTCGCGTTGCTGGCGATGATAAAGCGGCTGATCTCCTGCCGTTTCGCCTCCGCGTTCCGCCACTCGCGCAGGCGGGCGTAGATGGCCAGCTGCCCGTCCGTGAGGTTCGCGGCCGGGTCCTCCTTCCCGCCGGGCAGGTCCGGCGGCAGGATGACGGGGGCGGGCTCAAGCGCCGCCTCCACCTCCGGCTGAACGTCAGCGGGGGCGTCTGGGAGCGTGTCGGCGGCCTGCGGCTCAGTGACCTGCACCTCGGCGTCCGTCTCGGCGGCCGATTCCTCAACGGCCTGGTGGCGCACGTCCGGCACCTGCGGGAGGTTCGGCGCGTCAGGCCCGCTGCTGACCGGGATCGGCAGGGGCGCGGCG from Deinococcus radiotolerans includes these protein-coding regions:
- a CDS encoding ABC transporter ATP-binding protein; the protein is MRGVSATFRPGVFSAVIGPNGAGKSTLLRALLGLNPVTGGEVTLAGRPLGEWSRAQRSRQLAYLAQSEGLPDAARVRDVVALGRGAGDWRFGLLPRTPWTPADEAAVNAALDRTDTRRFEERRVSELSGGERQRAALARALAAEPRFLLLDEPTNHLDLAYALDVVRYLRCEVAGGLGVVAVLHDLNLAARADHLVLLCGGRVQASGTPHEVLTPAHLHAAYGLHVNVVQHADRLLVIPQD
- a CDS encoding (2Fe-2S) ferredoxin domain-containing protein — its product is MPPKFFPTHGHLLVCQGPNCQARGSGLLHKALWNHLERQSLAYYKRGGTLRLTESGCLGACSYGPALCVYRPSPDGAGLEEAWYAAVDFPLAARVAQATHERAALPAEHRYGPDADA